TTTTGTAAAAATTAGAATTTTGAGAAGATATATTGCTAAATTAAAAACTGAATTAAATAAAAAAATAAATGATAATAAATCAGGAAAGTAAGAATGTTTCTATTCTTAGAAATAACAGAAAAAAAAGAATGGGAATAGTAATTAGTAATAAAATGAATAAAACCATTATTGTTTCTGAAACCAAAAAAGTAAAACATAAATATTACGGAAAAAGTATTCTAAAAAAGAAAAAATATATGGTT
The nucleotide sequence above comes from Blattabacterium clevelandi. Encoded proteins:
- the rpsQ gene encoding 30S ribosomal protein S17, coding for MIINQESKNVSILRNNRKKRMGIVISNKMNKTIIVSETKKVKHKYYGKSILKKKKYMVHDEENISKSGDKVKIMEIRPISKNKCWRLISVLGKNG